A region of the Apium graveolens cultivar Ventura chromosome 6, ASM990537v1, whole genome shotgun sequence genome:
CGAACTATAATTGTTATTTACAGAATATTAGAATAATACAAACACTATGATGTAACAGAGAACTATATTAATTTAAGATTTTTTTGAAAGCATTAATTTAAGATTTATATGTTTCACGTACCGGTCCGTGAGTTGTGTTGTCCACATTAGATTGGCTCATCACAGCAGTAAAATTGATAGGATCAATGTTTAATTCTGCTTGCTGTATTCCTTCTGCAATGTGCTCCATGCCAACCTCCAGATCAAGCTCATCGTTCTCTGGTTCCCCGGGTTCGATACCATTTTCCATTTCTGTCACATTCAAATAAACATTGATTAATCAATTTAAGTAAACAATTGTCATATTAattatttctaaaaaaataataaacaacGTAGATAGATGAAAATAGATAGATCTGATGCATAATGCAAATTAAACATTGACAAAAAAAAGCACAATGATCTGTATCACTTGAACTGTTGTCCATCAGCATAACTTCGACGTCTGAACTGTTAAATATCATTATTAAAAAGATGTCATTGCCAAAGTAAGTAAGTAGGATTTTATCAGACTCGGTTAAACCATAGTCAGCCATAAGATCCGTGATGCCATATATTTTCCGCAAATTTGGGAAACAGGTTCCGTCATACTGATCTCCATTTCTCAGAAAAATGATAAATTAGGTAGAAGCACTTTTCCAAACTGTCTCCAGAATCGTACCTGAATTGGCTGAAAAACACAGAAATGTTAAAGCACATTATACAACCTAGGCAATATAATCGAACAAACAAATTTATGGTAGCTTTACactaaaattaatattttaaattttaaaaatcatatgaaatattaaaatttagTTACATGAACACTTGCTGGAAAAGAAACACAGAAAACACTATCTGAAAGTTACTTACTAGTTCTCCAAATTTAATTTCCTCACTGTTGAGAAACACAAGTATCTTCCATCCAAACCCAGTTGTCAGATCTGAAATTACAATTTGATTCAAATTACAGGTTAAAATGTATACTACTATAATAAATCAAGTACAAATATGATTAAGTTTCGGAATTGAGAATAAGAAAGTCACCTTGATCATAAAACGTGCCACGTGGTATAGTTCGATTCAGGAAATAAATCACCTCACTGAAGTCATCTTTCAAAAAACTTGCAAAGAACTTTCCATTTCTATTATAAGAGAAAATCATTATTGATCCAAATAAACCACGATAATCCCTATTAAATTCTGACATATTACAAAGAGATTGTTCTGTTTTCCTGAATCAAACATGTGACTCATGTTCATTGGCTATTTGTATTATAACAGTTCCTGGTATCTTTGGTTGAACAACCGTAATGAAACTTTCCGGTAGCCTCTGCAATAGGATTAAAGTTTTTTACAATTTAATATGGCATATGTATCAAAGACTTAATATGTTTCGAACATACGAAGCATTAAAAGAAATCTCACCACAACATCAAGCTCTCCATCTTCTCTAAATCCAGGCagaaaaacaaggaatgaaggaTAGTTCTTGCTATAGTACTTGAGCTATAATGTAAAACATAAATTATAGTATAAAAAATTCAAGTTCATTTGTGAAACCGATCATACGGTTAAATGAGGTTAAACTAACTTTATATATATAAAAGGACTGTTAAAGAATGGAAATAATAGCTTTACTGACGATGTTTGAATCTTCCAGTAAATTTATGTTTGTTCGTCATGCTTCCATATTTTAACAGGTATCTGTCATATACATATCGAGTAATATATTagattattaattgattaaacaTTATATGAATTTAATCCCAAACTGTTCACCAGTTTGTACATTTGTCTACTGCTCTCGCAGGAGAGTTTGTTTCAACAATTAACTGTAATAGTCTTAATACATATCACAAGTACAAACATTAGTATACAAATTCTACAATATACATAAGAACTTAAACATACACACAACATATAAAGATGCAGAACGTACATAATCTACAAATATACATAACAGAGTGTATACAAACAATAATCATAATACTCACAATATTCACTATTTTTTAGTGATAATCACACTCGTGCATACAATACGCACAACTTCAATCCTATTGTCAATACCAATTAACAATATTCATTGGTCAATGCAACACATTGAGCAACTATACAAACTTATTGATACTACCGAAGCAGATGAAGTTAAATCAAACTCAATTAGTGATAAAATTGAGTGTTAATTGAAAGATAAACTTTGAAGAAACCCAAACCTGATTAATCGAAGTGAAAGTTGTTCGCTCAACCGGTTTTGTCTCTCTTCTCCCTCTTTTCCGGTCGTTTTCTCCTAGATCTGCATGCAACGGTTTTGTGTCCCAATGTTTTGGGATATAAATATGTAAGATATTTTAAAagtaaatataaatataaatatgtaaggtagtttaaaaactaatataaatatgtaagatattttaaaaataaatttaaaaattagtTTCCTCAACTAACATAAAATCTTTGTCATTAGTGAATTTTACTGTATGggtaattttaaaatatataggTTAAATTAATATTCTAAGGATCGTAATATTTTTATCATTATCAACCAAAATGAACCAAAAGAATAAATATCAAGTAGACTACAGTACAGTTAAATTAATATGTGagattattttaattattttttatatttttaaataacaCTTTATTAGTTAATATATAATGAAAATATATTATGAATATCCTATATGTTTATATGTAAGATAATTTACTCAACTAACATAAAACCTGTGTCATTAATGGATTTTACTGATATTATAATTTCAAGAAATATACATTACAATCAGATTGTACGGATACGTTATATAACCGCGGTAGAAcgtaatattttttttatcattatCCCACTCAAATGAACATCAAGTGTTGAACTATAACTTAATAGAACAAAAAGTGCTTAAAAACTTTCTATGATTAAAAAATTAcctgaaataaaataaaataaataaaatattcagAAAGAGTTAGGTGTCTGCTTATTTGTATCCTCTCCAACCTTCACTTTTTCTACATGATTGTACAATGTAAATGCAACTATTATAATAAAATTGAAAATATGAAATTATTAATGTCTTaagaatttaaattaataaattaaaattaaataaattaaaattaatttattagaGTCCATAATAATCATTAGTCTGATTGTTGTTTGTTGTTGGTTCTTAGCCATTTTGTGTGTTTTCTCCATAGATTACGATTAAAATTCAACTATTATATTACAACTGGCAATTTGATATGTTATTTGCAGAAACAAGCATCTATTGACATGAGCGGTTTTCTGTCACAATAATACTTATCCAATATGTTCAGCGTACGTTCTACCATTACTCTTTTCATGTCGAATACTAATTGTAAAATATCATGAGTAGTAAGATATTTAGTAATGGAGTAATTGAAATATATCAGACGGAAAATGAGAGAACTAATTAAATTGTAGAAAATAACATAATCTTAAATTCTTTACTGTCAAATATTTCATTAATACCCATGTCTATAACACAAGTCACATTTAAGCCACATCTATACTTATAaaacaattaaaatttgataaaatgaTGTACAACACAATTCTAAATcttattatatttaataatattttaagaaattaaattaataaaaatttaatagaTATGGTAGCTGCTGCTATTTATCCTCTCCATTTTTCGTGTTTTCTACCTTTAAGCAGTTTATATGTAACTATTATATCCCAACAGACAATAAGATATTACTATTGTctcaaaaaattaaaataaaaaaataaaaaaaattaactaaGATCCATAATAATAACACCATAAACGAGATGATGTCCGTTGCTTCTTATCCTATCCATTTTTTGTGTTTTCTCCGTATTACATGATATAAATGCaactattatattataataataactGGCAATATGATATCCTATAAACGGAACAAAGTATATATTGACACATAATGAAACTTATAATATAAATCATGTCGTTAATTTGCATCAACAACTTTCTGGGCTTTCTGTCACAGCTGAAGTTATTTGTTCGCACGTTCTACCATTGCTCCGTTCATGTCTAATACTAATCGTAAAACAACAAACGGAAAAAGTATATTCAGCTATAAAATAAGTGTTATCTTATTAATTTTTTGATAACAAAATATATAACAAATTATAATAGAAATGTGAAATATATAATATGATAAATCATAAAACATTTTTAATGtgtataaattaaataatatttgaaGAAATTAAATAAGTGTAAGAATATAGCTATAATAATTTGGAACTACATGGTCTCTGCTGCTACATATCCTCTGCAATTGATGTAAATACAACTATTATAATACAACCATAAATATAACATGTTATTTGTAGAATCAAGTATTTGTTgacatataaaataataattttaaaattgtttgatTAGGTTCAAAGTATAATCTTAAAGAATATGCTTTATTAGGTTTTTccaatatatattttattaatcacttaataatatttatatttttatttaatatttaatgtGTAAGGTGATTTTATCAAGAAGTCTAATGAagtcatataatatatatatagagcTCTCTCCGATATGGAGCACATAGATCACATGATTTAAgtttattattacttatttattatgtttaaatatatattttagacTTTAACAAAATCAGGTTACATTCTTATCACCTAATCATATGGAGGTCATATATGGTAATTTCTTAATTTCCATATGATTAGCACAATCAAATATTTATAACGATTTGCATATTATAAGACAAACAATGCAAATGTACCTAATTACTTGGTTTAAGGTATAGAGAAATGGAAGATAAAATGTGTTGGGAACAACTTTATTTTGAAATATATACAAAGATATCTGATTGCCCCTTATCAGTTTATTTGTTAAGGAATGTTTAGCTGTTAATTTGTTTAGATAAAGCAGAATAATTCATGATTACAGGATCAATCAATATCCTAACAATCAATTATGAACCATGATACGTGGGAAGATGGTAGTTATATAGGACATGATCACATCATTTATATGAGAATAAACAACACGCATACCTGGTTCACTACCACTGATCAATAGTTTTTTTGCAACCGGTAAGAACAACCATTATATACACATTAGTGTTTTCTTATGTAGCCTTTTATACTCATTATTTGTTGAATATTTTGCAGATATGGAGATGCACAGTCATTTGTCTGCTTTGAATGAGACTCAGAACGATTGGTTCCTGAGAGTTTGTGTCACCGGGATTTGGAACAATACTACTAGCTCTGGCATTTTGATTCGTTACAATATGATTTTGTTAGATTGTGAGGTATGTTACAACAATCTGTATATTTTGAACAATACTACTAGCTCTGCTATATTGATTCGTTACAATATGATTCATTACAACATTGCATAAACTATCATATTTTCTAAATGTGGCATTtagttttatataaatatattaccTATCTCTGTTATTCAATTTCCAGAATAACCATATGCACGCGGTCGTTGCTCCAGAGCTTTGGAATCTCTTTGCTGGTATTATTACTCCAGGCACCATCTATTGCATCAGAAACATTAATGTTTCCCTAGCTACTGGTTTGTTTAGGCCTGTACATTTGAAGGATATGATCCATTTTACTGCCTCCACCACTGTTGTATTGGACCTGAACAATGATCTCTTCATCCTGAGGCATAAGTTTCATATCACACCATTGAACTAGCTTCGCGATTCTTTCTATTTTTATGGACCTGAAAACCAGCCTGTGTACTCTACAGGTAAATTATAAGATTTAGCAATACCAACTGTTAGTATATTATGTATTGAACTTATGGCTAAATGTATAAATTAACAGATGTCGTTGGAGTTGTTGAGAATCTGGAAGCCATGAGGACTGTGCAGACCCGACATGGTTCAAGGGATCTTATGCGCTTCAATATTAGTGACGGACTGTGAGTACGATTTAATTCAGTGTGTCTTACTTGCGTATATTCAATGTTATAACTCCTTATACTTTACATAATTCACAGGAATAGGCACTGTGTATCCTTTTATTCTCTATTTCCTGAACATTATGAAGCATTGTATGAAACTCAGCTGGAGAATCCTGTTATTGTTAAACTGGCATCAACCAGAGTTTCAGTATTTCGAAGTACATTTTTGCATTTTATACCTATtttcaatattttgaaaagttCACATGCATTATTCTATTCATGAGTTAACTATGATTTGGAATATTTTAGATACGTATATAATTGGTAATCTGCCGTCTACCAAGATTTTTATCAACATTGATGATCCACAAGTTTTCCTCATGCGACAGAGGTACATTAAACTTTGAACGATACTTAATGTAGTTAAGCAAGACAATAAGACAACTCAAATATTTTATCAATGATTTTTTctgaattatttaaaaatatcGTGTAGGTTGGAGGATATGGTTTACCTTGCTGCCCACGCACCTTGatgatgaaatattttgaagaaagATATGGATGCTGGAATTTACTATTCTATTCATCAATAAGACACTATTTCATCTGTTTTATTATTTAATTCCGAAATGTCGCTCAATGTTAGGACATCCGGTCTTCGAAACTTTATGATCGAATATTAAATTCTATCCGTGAACTTATTGTAATTGTTAGCTTTCAATGTTTTTCATATGGTTTATTGTGTCCTCTTAACTTTGATTTGTCACTAGTTTTAATATTTCTCCCATTTAAATATCAACATTTGTGCGATTATTGAAAATCCTATATAGCAGCAATGATAAATATATCTTCATAAAAAAATTGTATTAACATGACAATAATGTTGTTGAGTTATAAAGCGAAAATATCAAATTGGTAGGTGTACAacaataattttagagacaaaaCAATCTTTTTTTCAAGTATAGAGATCGAACCAATCTTTACAAGATGGCCTTTTGAATCTAAAATAAATAAAGAATTTTATTGTCAACAAGTTTGCCTTTCTATAACTCTAAAATACATAACTAATTCACTACCATTCAGGAAACATGCTTACAATTAATTATCCGGTTCAAATAAATCCATATGTAAAAGTTTTTCTTTAACAACCATTCAGGATGCATGCTTGGAATTAATAACGTATAAGTGAGTTAAATATTTAAATAGTATTTTTAGTAATATAATAGTGCACTATATTAATATTCTTGCTTTTTATATTTGTAAAACACGTTATATCTTTTTATTTTATACAGAGATCATATGATTAATTTGCCTCCTAATTTTATGTTTCTAGATTGATATAGGTATGTAATGTATATCATTAAAATATCTTTACAATAAATCAATTTATCTGTCATATCTTATGATTTGTAACAAACATAAACTATTACTCCTAATTTTTTGCTTAGAGATATTTACTCCTACCTTTTTGACCATCACTTTCTTCTATAAACTGCTTCTTCTTTCTTGGCAAACCATATTCGGTTTCTACATCATACAAATCGACTTCATACAGGTAAACAACCACATCCCACCGTCCTTTTCTTCTATCTTACTATTGTACTTAATGTTTCTGTCttatgatacaaataactattcATAATGTTTGATCAACTCTCTTTTATTGACGCTTCTGGAACCACATGGAAGATAAATGCTAGAGTTACCAGAATGTGGCCTTCTATTTCTGTCgcagataatgggactgaaacAATGATAGGATACAATTTAGTTTTACTGGATGACGCTGTAAGCCTCTAAATTTATAATTTACTTTCTTACGTTTTCCAATTAATTAGACTCATATTAACTGATTTATACAACATGATGTTGTCTATTTTATTGTATGATCAGGACTGTCATGTTCATGTTTTTGTTTATGCTGATAACTGGAAATATCATGCTCACAAAATAGTAGAAGGTGGAGTCTTTGTTTTTTCGAATTTTTACACAAAAGAAGCTTTGGGCTCTCTCAGACCAGTGAGCTCTAAATTTCGCATCAACTTCTCGCCATCGACTAATGTTGAAAGAGTTGAAGACGACTTCATGATAGCCAGGCACAAGTTTGAATTTGTTGATTTGAGCAATTTGTTTGCTGTTGCAAACGCATATGAGAAACCTGATTCTCCTGATTATTCAACAGGTTATACTATTTTTCAAGTACTTACGTATCAATAAGTCTAACAAATTAAGTTTTTATATTAGTCTcgcaaattatttcattttatacACTTATTAATCCAAcatatatataattggtcttggTATGTAGATGTGATTGGTGTTTTAGTAGATTTTGAGCATGTATGGAAAATTAAAACTATGTACGGTCTGAAGGATATTTGCAAGTTCAGGATTACTGACGAAAGGTTTATATTGGACTTCTCATTGGCTAAGATTTATTGTTGATCAAACTCTGTTTTATAGAAATGGCTTTTGTATTATTTAATAATCCTGAACTTACATATACAGAGATTCTCATAAGGTCACTGTATGGGGTAATCTTGCTGTGACTACTGATGCACGTGTTAAAGAGGTTAAGGCAGGATTTAAAGATGGTGAGGAGGAGCCTATAATTGTTATAGCGTCAGGTACAAAGCTTAAGATTTGGAAGAGTAAGTCCtataaaattcaatattaaaGTAGTAAAGTGTGAGATTATTAACATGTACTCAACATGATTTTATTTCATATGTATATACAGGTTCTGTTCAGATTAGCACACTACCCGCGTCCAAGATATACATCAATTTGGATCATGATTTTTTTTTTGCTGTGAGTCAGAGGTACACTCATTTTCATCAACTATATTTCATCTATATATCTTAGATgattagttaattattttttgaaGAGTTCAAAATCATTTATCCATATTTGTATCAGGCTTCGCGAAGAAGGTTATGTACCTTCTGACAAGACAACTTCTTCTCCAACTACGACATATGTTAAGGAGGTGGTGTCTGTCATTGAAACGGTTACACTAAAGGAGTTAAGTGAGAAAACTTCTACTGATTTTCTGAAGGTATTATTTATCTATATGCTGCAAATTTAAGATCAATGTGTAAGTTCACATATAATACATTCTGTATTTGATTAATATTGCATGCATAAATACGAAGTAGAGTTTTTTGTGAATGTAATAAATGAAAACATGTTAATGGAATGTGTAGATGAGTTTTATGTGCAAAGTAAAGGTTAAATCAGTTGAAGAAAGTGACAACTGGTGGCATGGTAGCTGCAACAAGAATGATTGTCACGAAGAAGTTATAAAATTCGAAGGAAAGTATCGATGTGCCAGATGCAAGAAGAATTATCCAGTACCACAAAAGAGGTTATCGAGAAACAAATTCAGTCTATACTCTTATCAATATAAATCTGTAAAGTTAAATGTATATGAACAAATAACTGACCACCTAAAAAATCACCAACAATTCATATATCATATTTGCAGGTTCAAGATCGTTTTTCTTGCTGAAGATGACACAGAAGcttttaattttgttttatatgATCGTGCCGTGAAACGACTGTTGGGTAAAACAGTAACTAATCTGATGGCTGAAGGATACAATGTAAAGTACTTTAATCCCTTTAGTGTCAATTAATTGTTTTATCCGAAATATATGTTACTGTTTTTATGATTATATCAAGTTGTCTACTGATTGTAACTTTGTAGGATCCTGCATCATATCCTCCACCATTGAAACAAATTGCAGGAAGAGAAATTACTGTTAAAGTTGAGTTCACTGATGATAACATATTAGTTAACAGCACAGTATATTATGTTGTGGATGCATATGAATGTTCAGTTAGCACTTCTCCTGTGCTTGAAGACATTGATACTGGGACTTCAGTTTCAAATTATACAAATGTGAGCTTCATGTTTCACATCTTAAAAATTTCCTGCTTATTTCATAATATACCTACAATACTATATATCCTAAAGATATTTGTTAGCTCTTGAATTTATAAATGTTTTCATACTATAACCAAAATTGCAGATAAGTGTTCCCAGTCTATCAGATGGTGCAGGCACTCCAGGTTCAGCTCTATCGACTAGCAAACGAGTTAAAAAGGTGGGTAGATTGTATAATTACCCATTATTAGATCTAATTTATCATAAAAAATATACGTACAGTTGTTTATTAAATCATACTGCattaaaattatattaatttcCAATATGCaggaaaagtaaaatattttggTACCGGACTCAAGATTCATATAATCGCTTCGTTTCGAGGAATCTTGAATGAAGATTATCTCAATTTTCCATTTCAGAACTTCAATAATTATGTTTGATTTTTATTTCCATTGTTGTTTACTTTTTTGCAAACAGTAACATTTTACACGACGGTGAAGTTGAAATTTTTGGATGTTCTTCATGTTTTTGCAAATTTTTAAATTAATGGACCAATAATTTTTAATGGCAGGTAGTTTGTCCAGTAATTAGATTATTATACTTTCCGTTATGTGGTTAATATTTTATACTATAAACGTGCTTAAACTATATACAAAAAATAAAACCCTTCGTACTATTTGATGACAATAATATACAATTTCTTTGTTAAAGACAGAAAAATGAAAGAGACGTTATCGAATGATTTGTTGTTATTGTTTACACATGATGATATTGGTATAAAAATGTTGGCACACAATGTCGCAACTTCATGAATATATatctttaaaatttaaaaatagatCGTATATAACTAAACCCCGTATGCGTAGCACGGGCAAGATAACTAGTAAGTTAAATAAGTGTTtagataattttacttataagtcagaatttttttcttaaatgaactaaaataaataattattaaatataattatcttaattcttcAATTTGAAgttagattaatatttaaaaatatatattttaaaatttagattaataaatcaatgaaaaatcaaaataagttgataAAAAGTACGTTGTTACTAACATTCAatttatcagcttataagttataaattcagcttataagttataaattcaacttataagttgggtcgacaaacgATCGTAGATAAGCTGTTACGGATTTATAAGATATAAGCGACTTATAAGCTTGGCGCCAAACATGCCCTAAATCACAATTACTGATTTAGAGCACCTCCCTCTTTTTCTCTTTGTTTTTAATTATCGGTTGACTTTTCTGCACTTATTTTGAAGTGcgtatatttaaaataataatttttaaaattttatttttctaaataaaaatatataaacttaaacttttattgataaaaaaaattcaaaaataataatttttactATATGGTGAATGTATATTAGAGGTGCGGAGAAAAGTGAAAGAAAGTTAAAACCAAAGAGGAAGAGATAGTTAAAAAGGCAATAAGATTCGTTTTGATGTGATTAGGTCTAAATCTTTAAAAGAATAAAGTTTAATGTAATTCAAACTTGATTGTTATAGTTGTGTAAGTTTGGTGTGAAATTTTGATTAAATATTTTAGTGTTAGTTGTGTAATTTTGATTGTTATGCATTTTTAGTCTTGCGATGGAAGAACCCGGAAAGGAGAAGATAAGAGTTGTGATGTCGTCGAGGAGTCTCAGGGCTGTAAATGAAGGTAGTTATGTGAATTTGTGCTTGCTATGTGGATTAGTGATTTACGATAAAATTACATTGTTTTTTTAGTGTAATTACCTGAAGACATTTAATTCTTTTGTGTAAGATAAGATAAAGTAAGTTGTTTATCGGTATGATAGTTGAATAATTATGCAGGGCAAGTTTAAGAAGAGGGGTTAAACCTCTCTCCTTAGAGAATCTGATATAGTCGCAATATTAGTAATCTGATTTAATTTTCTTAAAAAGGTAGGAAAAACTCGCTTATGTCTGGTTGCAAATTTTTTTGGTATGATCTTGTATGCTATGGTGCAGCATGCAGTTGGCCTAAATCGTCCATTGCAGCCGGACCAACAATTTTAGGGACGTAGAAATCAGCTTAGTAAGCTGCCCTGCTATTgacaaaaaattaaatattaaatccTACAGCTGTTGTGACTTGTACGCAATGCTTAATTTGCAAGAAGTTAGCTAGACGGGCAGACCCGAGTCTGTAAGAAGATGAAGATCGAGAACTTCTTGAAATAGTTAAAAGCAACTCTTTTCATTTTTCATTCTTTCCTTTATTCCGTTTATAACAACATAGACTAGAGTTCAAGCACACCATTTTGAGAAGGAAGGCTCCATTCCTTCCCATACTCGTTTTCTTCACAATTTCTATCTTAACAAATTTGCAGTCGATCAATTTTTTTCAAATCTTCTCTCTGAACTCCATTATTGGTCTTCAATTTTAATCACTCCATACCCTTCCATTCTCTccaaccaaacacagtattaGGGATTGGAGTAAACCCCCCTGTTAACACCATAGGACTTGGGGTGTGTTTTGTAACCCATACATAAGCAGCTGGGGCCTGCTTCGTGCATTTGTGAGATTGACCAAAAGGGCTGCAGTTATTGCATCTCGACGGAACTTCAGGGTACTTAACCTGAACTTTGACTACGACTTCATTGGTCATTCTCAACAAGAATTTGGACTTTCACTTTAGCAAGAGCTAGATTGCCTGACATTGCTATGCCGATGTTGCTTAACTTAGTGGCACAATTTTTGAGGTCTGGTTGTCCCTGAAAAGGGGGGGTACCAGTGTGGC
Encoded here:
- the LOC141665534 gene encoding replication factor A protein 1-like gives rise to the protein MFDQLSFIDASGTTWKINARVTRMWPSISVADNGTETMIGYNLVLLDDADCHVHVFVYADNWKYHAHKIVEGGVFVFSNFYTKEALGSLRPVSSKFRINFSPSTNVERVEDDFMIARHKFEFVDLSNLFAVANAYEKPDSPDYSTDVIGVLVDFEHVWKIKTMYGLKDICKFRITDERDSHKVTVWGNLAVTTDARVKEVKAGFKDGEEEPIIVIASGSVQISTLPASKIYINLDHDFFFAVSQRLREEGYVPSDKTTSSPTTTYVKEVVSVIETVTLKELSEKTSTDFLKMSFMCKVKVKSVEESDNWWHGSCNKNDCHEEVIKFEGKYRCARCKKNYPVPQKRFKIVFLAEDDTEAFNFVLYDRAVKRLLGKTVTNLMAEGYNDPASYPPPLKQIAGREITVKVEFTDDNILVNSTVYYVVDAYECSVSTSPVLEDIDTGTSVSNYTNISVPSLSDGAGTPGSALSTSKRVKKEK